The genomic stretch AGATCCGCCAGCTTCATGAAGCAGGAATTAAAGACATTACCATAGTGGTCGGATATTTAAAGGAAAAGTTTGAATACCTTATAGACAAATATCAGGTTAAGCTTCTATATAATCCCGAGTATTCCCAGAAAAACACCCTGACCACCATTTATCATGCACGCAAGCTTCTCCGGGGCAGGAATATGTATGTTCTTTCTTCCGACAACTGGATGCGCCACAATATGTATCATACTTATGAAAGCGGCGCATGGTACTCTGCTTCATATATGGAAGGAGAAACCTCCGAATGGTGCCTTGATTATAATAAGAAGGGACGCATTTTAAATGTTTCCGTAGGCGGCCAGGACAAGTGGGTGATGTATGGACCTGTTTTTTTCTCTAAATTATTCTCAGAACAATTTTTAACGGTACTGGAACATTATTACAACCTTCCTGGAACCGAGCAGTTTTACTGGGAAAATGTCTATATGGAAATGCTGTCCGGAGAAGCTGCCAAAAGGCTTCCTCATATTCCGGAAGCAAAACAGGACATTGACCTGTTCGTCAACCGAAGGCCGGCCGATGAAGTATATGAATTCGAGAACCTGGAAGAGCTTCGCCGTTTTGATTTGAAATACCAGCACCATTCTGATAATGAAGCAATGGAATTAGTATCGACTGTATTTCAGGTACCGGAGTCAGAAATCACAGAAATACGGTGCTTGAAATCAGGTATGACCAACAAATCCTTCCTATTTAAAATAAAAGACCGCCATTATATCTGCCGCATCCCGGGAGCCGGAACAGAGCTTCTGATCAACCGTCAGCAGGAAAAAGCAGTTTATGATGCTTTAAGCGGACTGGATATCACGGAAAAGGTCATTTACTTTAATGGAGAAACCGGATATAAGATTGCGGAATTTTATGAAGGTACTCACAATGCCAACCCTTCCAGCCGGGAAGAAATGGAACGCTGCATGGCGGTTGTCCGAAGGCTCCACAAATCCGGGCTTAAGGTGGACCATTCCTTTGACATTCGCGAACGGATCGACTTCTACGAAAAACTTTGCAAGGCCCACGGTGGTATCCCGTTTGACGATTACGCCGATGTCCGCAGGCAGATGACTGAGCTATTAGACCATTTGGACAACTTAAAGCATGAGAAAGTCCTTTCCCATATTGATACAGTAGTCGATAACTTTTTAATGATGCCCGACGGTAACGTACGTCTAATTGATTGGGAATATTCCGGAATGTGTGATCCCCTTATAGATATCAGCATGAGTGCAATCTACTCCTACTACAATGAAGAAGAAGCAGATGACCTCATAAGGATCTACTTGGAGCGAGAACCTTCTGAAGAAGAACGTTTCACCATTTACGCTTATATCGCACTTGGCGGTTTTCTATGGAGCCTATGGGCAGTATATAAGGCAGCCTTAGGAGATGAATTTGGTGAATATACCATAATCATGTATCGGTATGCAAAAAACTATTACAAAAAATGCTCCAAAATCTCCAAATAATGAGATTTTTGGAAATTGTCCGCAAATCGTAATAAAATGTTTAGGTATTTCTGTCGGTACTGTGGTATAATGTTCACGAAAGCGATGAGCAGTGCGAAATAAGACGGATAGTGATTTTCGTTGTGCCCCGCACATAAGAAAATCACTATCCGTCTTATTTCATAGGGCGAAAGCCCGTGAGCGAGTAAAACCTACGGTTTTACTCGCTGCACCGCGGACTATAGCATATGAATAAAACGGCTAGACAGGAGGAAGGACGGTATGCAATACAGAAAGAAAATGACAGCACTGCTTATAGCAGGGCTTGTAGGAACCTCTACTCTGATACCGGCAGGCACGGCCTGGGGGGCCACCGGCTGGGTTTCAGAAGGCTCCCAGTGGAAGTACATAGACCAGGATGGTTCCACTCATAAAGGCTGGGTAAAAACATCTGACGGAACCTTTTATTTTCTTGATCTCTCCACAGGCTTTATGGCTACTGGTTGGAAACAGATCAACGGTAACTGGTACTATTTTCATTCCAACGGCGCCATGGCTACCAAATGGATACAGAATGGCGGTAAATACTATTACCTAATGGATGATACAGGTGTCCTTGTTAAGGGCTGGTTAAAAATAGGCAATGACTACTACTATATGAAGGGCGACGGATCCATGTCCACCGGTTGGCGTGAAATGGACGGCGGCTGGTATTATTTCAAAGAAAACGGAAAATGCACCATTGGATGGGGGCAGATTGGAAGCGACTGGTTTTATTTTGGTTCTGACGGCAAGATGGTAACCGGCTGGAAACAGATTGATAATGCCTACTACTATCTGAATGTTGATACCAAGTCTGTGTTGGGACGTATGATGACCGGCTGGCTCAGTGATGGAACCAACAAGTATTACATGGATACCAGCAGCGGAAAGATGGCCCACGGCTGGCTGCAGATTGATGGTTCCTATTATTATTTTAATGATTCAGGTCATATGATGACCGGCTGGGTACAGCTTTCCGGTGTTTATTATTATCTTGATCCATCTACCGGTAAGATGGCAGCAAACACTACCCTTACCATTGACGGAACAAGTTACACCTTTGGTTCCAATGGAGCTTACCAGGGGAATGCTTCCGGTTCCCCTTCTGGCTCAACTGGCGGAAACACCCCCGGAGGCTCATCAACAGGCTCCTCCAATGCGCCAGGCGGATCTGCCTCGACTCCATCAGGCTCCGGCGGGCCGGGAGGAAGCTCCTCTTCCGACAGCAATTCCTTAAGCGGAGCACCGGGAAGCTCTTCTAACGATACTCCTGGCGGTTCCTCCAATTCTTCAAGTAATGGCGTATATCAGCTATCACCAGGGCTTACGTCAGGCCCCGGCTGATCTCATAGGAATTAGTATCTGTGTGGGTATCTGCACCTCGGCGCGGATACCCTTTTATTTACGCGGATAACGGACCGGATAAATAAAAATATTTTGCATGGTGCCGCCGCGATTACCTGGAAACTTGCAAAGTAAGTTTCTTCTGTTTTTGTGCGCCAATGTTTTCATTCCGGAAGCAAAAAAGCGTACAGCGTTACATAGTACTCGAATGATAAGGAGGTATCACATTGAGACACAAGAAATTAGGCATACGGTTTGCAGCAGCAGCATTATGTGCCTTTATGGGAATGTCTGCGGGGTTTGGCCCGGCTATGAATTCCTGGGCAGCAGGCTATGAAAAGGTCAATGGCCATTATCAGCTTGCAAACGGTACGGTGATTGAACAGGTAATTGCCAGAGGAATCGACGTTTCCAGATGGCAGGGAAACGTAAACTGGGCGGCTGTAGCAGAAGATGATGTAAGCTTTGTCATGCTGGGCACCAGATCCAAGGGTATTGTTGACCCTTATTTCCACACCAATGTACAGGGTGCATCAGCGGCAGGTCTGAAAGTCGGTGCTTATATCTATTCTCTGGCTACCACTCCGGATATGGCCAGAGAGGAAGCGGATTTTGTACTCAGCCTGGTAAAGGATTATCCAATCTCCTTTCCCATCGCTTTTGACGCAGAAGACAGTGCCACCCTTGGTACCCTCCCCCCGGCACAGGTGAGTGAAATAATCAATGCATTCTGCCAGCGAATTGCAGATGCTGGATATTATCCCATTGTGTATGCCAATGATTACTGGTTATCAAATAAAATCGATTTATCCAATATGCCCTATGACGTTTGGGTTGCCCGTTATGAGGCTAAACACGTTTATGCCAACCCCATCATGTGGCAGGTCACCAGTACCGGCTCGATTAACGGAATCAACGGAAACGTTGACATTGACTTCCTTTATAAGGACTTAACTCCAAAGCTTCCGGGAAATATGTGGAGAACCATAGGGGGAAAGACCTATTACTACCAGAATTATTCGATCCAGAAAAACACCTGGGTCAACGATGGCTCCGGTTGGTTCTATATGAATGAAGAAGGACTGACTGCCACCGGATGGTTTGATAAGGATGGGCTGCGTTATTATCTCGATGAAACTTCCGGACGGATGAACACCGGTTGGAAGCAGCTTACGGACAAATGGTATTTCTTCAATCAAAGCGGTTCCATGAACACCGGATGGCTTACTGACAACGGGTCACGATATTACCTTGGTTCCGATGGTACCATGGCCACCGGCTGGCAGGAATTAAACGGCCAGTATTACTACCTGGATCCTTCTTCCGGCAAAATGGCTACCGGATGGAAGAACTTAAACAACAAGTGGTACTTCTTACAGGAAAGCGGTGTGATGTCCACCGGATGGCTGGATAACAACGGCGCCCGCTATTACTTAAATAACGACGGTTCCATGGCAACGGGATGGCATACCGACGGCTCCTCCAAGTATTATCTGGCAGGAAACGGTGCAGTCTCAACCGGATGGCAGCTCATTGATAACAGCTGGTATTTCTTTAACCAGAGCGGAGCCATGACTACAGGCTGGATCAATCCTGATGGAAGCTGGTACTACATTGGAAATGACGGAAAGATGCAGTCCGGCTGGCTTGAGGAACGGGGAGCCAAGTACTATTTAAGCGCTTCTTCGGGTAAGATGACCGTAGGCTGGAGACAGGTCGATGGGTATTGGTATTACTTTGGCGGAAGCGGCGCCATGGCAACCGGTATGACACAGGTAGGCGGACAGCAGTATTACTTAAATCCAGCTGACGGAAAGATGGCTGCCTCTGCTACCTTTGTACTTGATGGAGTTTCCTATACCGCTGATGCTAACGGAGTATGTACTGTGACTCCGCAGACAACCACCGGGCAGACAGAAGGAAATAGCACAGAAAGCCAGGCCGGCCAGACCGGTCAAACGGGGACAGAAACAGCTCCTACCGATTCTGCCACCAACCAGACAAAAGAAATCGGTCCTGGAATACATTAATAGACTGTAGATGATTAGGTTGCCTGTTGCAAAGCAGAATCGCAATGATATATCATACAAAAAAATAGCACTATAAAGTTCAATAAACAAGAGAATGCGCTTTGAAAAATGGTATTTAAGCCCAATTCAAAGCGCATTTCTTATCTTAAAAACTTTATATTAAAATCTTTATCTCAAAATCTTCATCTCAAAGTCTTTATCTCAAAATCTTTATCACAAAATCTTTATCACAAAATCTTTATCACAAAGTCTTTATCACAAAGTTTTATCACAAAGTTTTATCTCAAAGTCTTTATCTCAAAGTCTTTATCTCAAAGTCTTTATCTCAAAGTCTTTATCCTAAAGTCTTTATCACAAAGCCTTTATCACAAAGTCTTTATCACAAAGTCTTTATCTCAAAATTTTTATCTACTCCGAAAAATTCTTCGTCTCTCCAACAATATAAATAGGCCTGTCCTTAAGCTCAGCAAACAGGATGGCAATGTAATTTCCAATAACCCCCACAATCAGGAACAGCACCGAAAACATAAAGCAGATCAGCACAATGGTAGTGGCATACCCGTTTGGCGTTCCTACCCTTGCCCAGCTCCATATAGTGTAAATCATCATAATGATTCCCAGAACGCCTGCACCGCACCCGGCATAAATCCCAAGTTTAAGAGGCAGATTAGAAAAGCACATGATGGTATTCAGTGAAAAGACCATTAGCTTTTTAATGCTGTATTTGCTTTCTCCTGCTACCCTGACTCCTGCCTCATATTCAATGGTGGTCCGGTTAAACCCGATGTTTTGCACATATCCCCGCAAAAAACGTACCTTTTCCCTGTAATTATCCCGAAGTACGTCACCAGCCCGCCTGGAAATCACAAAAAAGTCAGAAGCGTTTGGTTCAAATTTCACATCGGAAAGTACGTTGATCAAGTGGTAAAATGCAGAGGAGGCAAAATTCTTAAACCAGCCTGCGGACTCATTTTTCGTACGCACCATATTGATAACATCATAGCCTTCCTCAAGCTTCCTGACGATTTCCGGCAAATACTGGGGAGGATGCTGTAAATCTGCATCCATGCAGACGATCCCATCCCCGCTGCTGTAATCCAGACCGGCAATCATAGCTGCCTCATGTCCGAAGTTTCTGGAAAAACTGATGACCTTTACCTTTTTATCCTTC from Lacrimispora sphenoides JCM 1415 encodes the following:
- a CDS encoding phosphotransferase; translated protein: MDRNVIICRSILENPAVTQRDLSKELSVSLGTVNNLIKECIEKKYIEIGNGNDLYELLPAGQALLNENKVDGAVIIAAGFGSRFVPLTFETPKGLLEVFGERMIERQIRQLHEAGIKDITIVVGYLKEKFEYLIDKYQVKLLYNPEYSQKNTLTTIYHARKLLRGRNMYVLSSDNWMRHNMYHTYESGAWYSASYMEGETSEWCLDYNKKGRILNVSVGGQDKWVMYGPVFFSKLFSEQFLTVLEHYYNLPGTEQFYWENVYMEMLSGEAAKRLPHIPEAKQDIDLFVNRRPADEVYEFENLEELRRFDLKYQHHSDNEAMELVSTVFQVPESEITEIRCLKSGMTNKSFLFKIKDRHYICRIPGAGTELLINRQQEKAVYDALSGLDITEKVIYFNGETGYKIAEFYEGTHNANPSSREEMERCMAVVRRLHKSGLKVDHSFDIRERIDFYEKLCKAHGGIPFDDYADVRRQMTELLDHLDNLKHEKVLSHIDTVVDNFLMMPDGNVRLIDWEYSGMCDPLIDISMSAIYSYYNEEEADDLIRIYLEREPSEEERFTIYAYIALGGFLWSLWAVYKAALGDEFGEYTIIMYRYAKNYYKKCSKISK
- a CDS encoding N-acetylmuramoyl-L-alanine amidase family protein, translated to MQYRKKMTALLIAGLVGTSTLIPAGTAWGATGWVSEGSQWKYIDQDGSTHKGWVKTSDGTFYFLDLSTGFMATGWKQINGNWYYFHSNGAMATKWIQNGGKYYYLMDDTGVLVKGWLKIGNDYYYMKGDGSMSTGWREMDGGWYYFKENGKCTIGWGQIGSDWFYFGSDGKMVTGWKQIDNAYYYLNVDTKSVLGRMMTGWLSDGTNKYYMDTSSGKMAHGWLQIDGSYYYFNDSGHMMTGWVQLSGVYYYLDPSTGKMAANTTLTIDGTSYTFGSNGAYQGNASGSPSGSTGGNTPGGSSTGSSNAPGGSASTPSGSGGPGGSSSSDSNSLSGAPGSSSNDTPGGSSNSSSNGVYQLSPGLTSGPG
- a CDS encoding glycosyltransferase family 2 protein — its product is MGKTISVVVSCYNEELALDQFYQETARILNKLNWDYELIFVNDGSQDGTMKVLDGLSRKDKKVKVISFSRNFGHEAAMIAGLDYSSGDGIVCMDADLQHPPQYLPEIVRKLEEGYDVINMVRTKNESAGWFKNFASSAFYHLINVLSDVKFEPNASDFFVISRRAGDVLRDNYREKVRFLRGYVQNIGFNRTTIEYEAGVRVAGESKYSIKKLMVFSLNTIMCFSNLPLKLGIYAGCGAGVLGIIMMIYTIWSWARVGTPNGYATTIVLICFMFSVLFLIVGVIGNYIAILFAELKDRPIYIVGETKNFSE